A single window of Archangium gephyra DNA harbors:
- a CDS encoding FAD-dependent oxidoreductase, whose amino-acid sequence MELTRRELVAAFLGSAVAASACRRTRPREPVPGAIVDRAVDVGHKLRGGALPRAAEAQAVDVLVVGGGVAGLSAAWRLAAAGVKDVRVLELDSEPGGTSRSGRNEVSAYPWGAHYLPAPLVDSGPVVRLLREMGAVTGLDAQGYPAYAEELLIREPEERLFYKGDWYEGLYLRAGASRAELAELERFEARMNAFGAARDAKGRKAFAVPTALSSDDAEWTALDKVTMARWMEAEGFRSPRLRWLVDYACRDDYGTTAEGVSAWAGIWYFAARQDGKGERSEGFLSWPEGNGHLVKQLLSSLAPGQVERDVLVHSVEPVEGGCRVDALEAATGRPRAYRARQVVLACPRFVAAHVVAPWREKRPEWLGAFQYGPWVVANLTLSEKPESHGFPLAWDNVFYESRSLGYVVATHQALRMDERGPTVFTWYLPMAGLDVKAEREKVLSAGYAEWEGLVMADMLAAHPDIAPLARRLEVMRWGHAMVRPTPGFLWGPARFAAQESLGESLHFAHSDLGGMALFEEANWFGVKAAEKALKGLGRSDPSWL is encoded by the coding sequence GTGGAACTGACGCGGCGGGAGCTCGTCGCCGCGTTCCTCGGCTCGGCGGTGGCGGCCAGTGCGTGCCGGCGGACGCGTCCGCGCGAGCCGGTGCCCGGCGCCATCGTGGACCGGGCGGTGGACGTGGGACACAAGCTGCGGGGCGGGGCGCTGCCGCGCGCGGCGGAGGCCCAGGCGGTGGACGTGCTGGTGGTGGGCGGAGGCGTGGCGGGCCTGAGCGCGGCGTGGCGGCTGGCGGCCGCGGGCGTGAAGGACGTGCGGGTGCTGGAGCTGGACTCGGAGCCGGGAGGCACCTCCCGCTCGGGGCGCAACGAGGTGTCCGCGTACCCGTGGGGCGCGCACTACCTGCCGGCGCCGCTGGTGGACTCCGGGCCGGTGGTGCGGCTGCTGCGCGAGATGGGCGCGGTGACGGGCCTGGACGCGCAGGGCTACCCCGCCTACGCCGAGGAGCTGCTCATCCGCGAGCCCGAGGAGCGCCTCTTCTACAAGGGCGACTGGTACGAGGGCCTCTACCTGCGCGCGGGCGCGAGCCGGGCGGAACTGGCGGAGCTGGAGCGCTTCGAGGCGAGGATGAATGCCTTCGGGGCGGCGCGGGACGCGAAGGGGCGCAAGGCCTTCGCGGTGCCCACGGCGCTCTCCAGCGATGATGCCGAGTGGACGGCGCTCGACAAGGTGACGATGGCGCGGTGGATGGAGGCGGAGGGCTTCCGCTCGCCGCGGCTGCGCTGGCTGGTGGACTACGCGTGCCGGGACGACTACGGCACCACGGCCGAGGGCGTCTCGGCGTGGGCGGGCATCTGGTACTTCGCCGCGCGGCAGGACGGGAAGGGCGAGCGCAGCGAGGGCTTCCTGAGCTGGCCCGAGGGCAACGGCCACCTGGTGAAGCAGCTGCTGTCCTCGCTGGCACCGGGGCAGGTGGAGCGGGACGTGCTGGTGCACTCGGTGGAGCCCGTCGAGGGCGGCTGCCGGGTGGACGCGCTGGAGGCGGCGACGGGCAGGCCCCGGGCGTACCGGGCGCGGCAGGTGGTGCTGGCCTGCCCCCGCTTCGTGGCGGCGCACGTGGTGGCCCCGTGGCGGGAGAAGCGCCCCGAGTGGCTGGGCGCCTTCCAGTACGGGCCGTGGGTGGTGGCGAACCTGACGCTGTCGGAGAAGCCGGAATCCCATGGCTTCCCCCTGGCATGGGACAACGTCTTCTACGAGAGCCGCAGCCTGGGCTACGTGGTGGCCACGCACCAGGCGCTGCGCATGGACGAGCGCGGGCCCACGGTGTTCACCTGGTACCTGCCCATGGCCGGGCTGGACGTGAAGGCCGAGCGCGAGAAGGTGCTCTCCGCCGGCTATGCCGAGTGGGAGGGACTGGTGATGGCGGACATGCTGGCCGCGCACCCGGACATCGCCCCGCTGGCGCGGCGCCTGGAAGTGATGCGCTGGGGCCACGCGATGGTGCGGCCCACGCCCGGCTTTCTCTGGGGCCCGGCGCGCTTCGCGGCCCAGGAGAGCCTGGGGGAGTCGCTGCACTTCGCGCACTCGGACCTGGGTGGCATGGCCTTGTTCGAGGAGGCCAACTGGTTCGGCGTGAAGGCGGCCGAGAAGGCCCTCAAGGGCCTGGGCCGCTCGGACCCGAGCTGGCTCTGA
- a CDS encoding PH domain-containing protein: MPTELLRRWVLQVARVPPEPKPPEGASGPVRVFRAAPAYYRYRQVRWGLGQLGGAVGLVAGYLMMPFWLRSLRLPFLLEYVPLIEALACVGFLLQLSVSYTVLQLDYELRWYLVSDRSLRIREGVLSTREQTMTFANVQHVGIRQGPLQRLLGIADLEVWTAGGGEAKGEAHEHSHDGGLHVGYLRGVDNAAELRAGILAHLRQSRDSGLGDPDDEQGPRSSGEATSPVPPRLLEAASELLREVRLLRQEAVLPTDKRADTSPD, encoded by the coding sequence GTGCCGACTGAGCTGCTTCGAAGGTGGGTGCTCCAGGTGGCGCGGGTTCCTCCGGAACCGAAGCCTCCGGAGGGTGCGTCCGGTCCGGTCCGCGTCTTCCGTGCGGCCCCCGCGTACTACCGCTACCGCCAGGTGCGCTGGGGGCTCGGCCAGCTCGGCGGCGCGGTGGGTCTGGTGGCCGGCTACCTGATGATGCCCTTCTGGTTGCGCTCGCTCCGGCTCCCCTTCCTCCTCGAGTACGTCCCCCTGATCGAAGCGCTGGCGTGCGTGGGCTTCCTCCTGCAGCTCTCCGTCAGCTACACCGTCCTCCAGCTGGACTACGAGCTGCGCTGGTACCTGGTCTCGGACCGTAGCCTGCGCATTCGCGAGGGAGTGCTCTCCACGCGGGAGCAGACGATGACCTTCGCCAACGTCCAGCACGTGGGCATCCGGCAGGGACCCCTCCAGCGGCTGCTGGGCATCGCCGACCTGGAGGTGTGGACGGCGGGAGGAGGAGAGGCGAAGGGAGAGGCCCACGAGCATTCACACGACGGTGGGCTGCACGTGGGCTACCTGCGTGGCGTGGACAACGCGGCGGAGCTGCGCGCCGGCATCCTCGCCCACCTCCGGCAGTCCCGAGACTCCGGCCTGGGGGATCCCGACGACGAACAGGGCCCGCGGTCCTCGGGCGAAGCCACGTCCCCGGTGCCACCGCGACTCCTGGAGGCCGCCTCGGAGCTCCTTCGCGAAGTGCGCCTGCTGCGCCAGGAGGCGGTACTCCCCACGGACAAGCGGGCGGACACGTCTCCGGACTGA
- a CDS encoding PH domain-containing protein: MNHENPARAQPGPASPPAVWGPLPALPATLRPHRNFLTYSALESLLLGPAFWVKLLYSYFRYRTLVYEVDEEGITMRWGIFFRREVSLTYARIQDIHLTSNVVERWLGLARIQVQTASGSAKAEMIIEGLQFFEPLRDFLYDRMRGSRPRLGTAPPHELSRGASPEAATLEELTATLREVASEVRALREALRPSSGGSRAD, encoded by the coding sequence ATGAACCACGAGAACCCCGCTCGCGCGCAGCCAGGCCCGGCCTCACCCCCCGCGGTGTGGGGCCCCCTCCCCGCCCTCCCCGCCACGCTGCGTCCCCATCGCAACTTCCTCACCTACTCCGCGCTCGAGTCCCTGCTGCTCGGCCCCGCGTTCTGGGTGAAGCTCCTGTATTCCTACTTCCGCTACCGCACGCTCGTGTACGAGGTGGATGAGGAGGGCATCACCATGCGCTGGGGCATCTTCTTCCGGCGCGAGGTGAGCCTCACCTATGCCCGCATCCAGGACATCCACCTCACCAGCAACGTGGTGGAGCGGTGGCTCGGACTCGCTCGCATCCAGGTCCAGACCGCGAGCGGGAGCGCGAAGGCGGAGATGATCATCGAGGGGCTCCAATTCTTCGAGCCGCTCCGGGACTTCCTCTACGACCGGATGCGCGGCAGCCGGCCCCGGCTCGGAACGGCTCCGCCTCACGAGCTGTCCCGGGGAGCCTCGCCGGAAGCGGCGACGCTCGAGGAACTGACCGCGACGCTTCGCGAAGTGGCGAGCGAGGTGCGCGCGCTACGGGAGGCCCTGCGGCCCTCCTCGGGAGGCTCCCGTGCCGACTGA
- a CDS encoding AAC(3) family N-acetyltransferase, with translation MAEMSIEQVATQLRTLGVRRGGVLLVHTSFRAVRPVEGGPLGLIAALRSALGEDGTLVMPTMTDGESVFDPTSTPTCDMGITAELFWRQPGVRRSTHPGGSFAATGPMAERICAPQPLAPPHGPDSPVGRVHELAGQVLLLGVSHSEDTTLHLAEALAEVPYSIEHPCVVEANGAVSTMMIPETDHCCRGFNRVDAPLRARGLQHEGLVGHAQARLCDSRDIVSVALGLLAPDPLVFLCPPEEHCEECDQARASVKTRGGVRNTGPA, from the coding sequence ATGGCGGAGATGAGCATCGAGCAGGTGGCCACCCAGCTTCGAACCCTGGGCGTACGGCGGGGCGGCGTGTTGCTGGTGCACACGTCGTTCAGGGCGGTGCGCCCGGTGGAGGGAGGCCCCCTGGGGCTGATCGCCGCACTGAGGTCCGCGCTCGGGGAGGACGGCACGCTGGTCATGCCGACGATGACCGATGGCGAGTCGGTCTTCGACCCCACCTCGACGCCGACGTGCGACATGGGCATCACCGCCGAGCTATTCTGGAGGCAGCCGGGCGTCCGGCGCAGCACGCACCCGGGGGGCTCGTTCGCGGCCACGGGTCCGATGGCCGAGCGCATCTGCGCACCCCAGCCGCTGGCGCCGCCGCACGGGCCGGACAGCCCGGTGGGCCGCGTCCATGAGCTCGCCGGACAGGTGTTGCTGCTCGGCGTGAGCCACAGCGAGGATACGACGCTGCATCTGGCGGAAGCCCTCGCGGAGGTCCCCTACTCCATCGAGCACCCCTGCGTCGTCGAGGCCAACGGTGCCGTCAGCACCATGATGATTCCCGAGACGGATCACTGCTGCCGGGGCTTCAACCGGGTCGACGCGCCGCTGCGTGCGCGCGGGTTGCAGCACGAGGGCCTCGTGGGCCATGCCCAGGCGCGGCTGTGCGACTCACGGGACATCGTCTCCGTCGCGCTCGGGCTGCTCGCGCCGGACCCGCTCGTCTTCCTCTGCCCACCCGAGGAGCACTGCGAGGAGTGCGACCAGGCACGAGCCAGCGTCAAAACCCGGGGAGGTGTTCGCAATACCGGGCCCGCCTGA
- a CDS encoding ABA4-like family protein has product MDGELILKVLNVPVLLGWASMLLAPRARFTRWVLESDVIPLVIGVVYLSLVAPHLPGLLGQFDTLEHIGAALQRPGMLLAGWIHYLAFDFLVGRVVLADAQRRGVPHLLVAPCLVLTFLLGPTGYLAYAAVRLVTRRFLPAIASLPQPAAPLATEGVR; this is encoded by the coding sequence ATGGACGGCGAGCTGATCCTGAAGGTGTTGAACGTCCCGGTGCTGCTGGGCTGGGCCTCGATGCTCCTGGCTCCCCGGGCCCGGTTCACGCGCTGGGTGCTGGAGAGCGACGTGATTCCGCTGGTGATTGGCGTCGTCTACCTGTCGCTGGTGGCGCCGCACCTGCCGGGGTTGCTCGGCCAGTTCGACACGCTGGAGCACATCGGCGCCGCCTTGCAGCGCCCCGGCATGCTGCTCGCGGGGTGGATCCACTACCTCGCGTTCGACTTCCTGGTGGGCCGGGTCGTGCTGGCGGACGCCCAGCGCCGCGGTGTCCCCCACCTGCTCGTCGCCCCCTGCCTCGTCCTGACCTTCCTGCTCGGCCCCACCGGCTACCTCGCCTACGCGGCCGTCCGTCTCGTCACCCGGCGCTTCCTGCCGGCCATCGCCTCGCTGCCCCAGCCGGCCGCTCCCCTGGCCACCGAAGGAGTCCGCTGA